From Fibrobacter sp. UWR2, the proteins below share one genomic window:
- a CDS encoding DUF2971 domain-containing protein, which yields MAGTKNEKCSMDFVPFDGLKNCFVNRNKDKMTMKWFDRPDPTISRYMPYITFKKSVNDNCLLFVSPEKWTDPFEKIYLHAHLSGFPNIKDFIPPKVACLCFTRHLTRNSDAFWKSFKKDINQQLVRVEFSLKSLLVQLCSKLKNVHIYVSAIDYSLEQRKIKQPSLFLPSIINLNDNKKINQEELFIKMLSYKRMSYEYENEIRIFLVPNGNKEIQFQDNGVFRIKEFDYAAAVKKVWIEPFPSGWITKAKAKEQMPLLSSRINRSGIYKTQKPCEQILFSDLKNVVFEGEKDHG from the coding sequence ATGGCTGGAACGAAAAATGAAAAGTGCTCAATGGATTTTGTGCCTTTTGATGGTTTAAAAAATTGTTTCGTCAATAGAAATAAAGATAAAATGACGATGAAATGGTTTGACAGGCCGGATCCGACAATCTCGCGCTATATGCCGTATATTACATTTAAAAAATCCGTAAATGACAATTGTTTGTTATTTGTTTCACCTGAAAAATGGACCGATCCTTTTGAAAAAATATATCTACACGCGCATTTATCAGGTTTCCCGAACATTAAAGACTTCATTCCTCCGAAAGTGGCTTGTCTGTGTTTCACGAGACATTTAACCAGAAATTCAGATGCGTTTTGGAAAAGTTTTAAAAAAGATATTAACCAACAACTTGTTAGAGTTGAGTTCTCTTTGAAATCATTGCTTGTACAATTATGTTCAAAATTAAAAAATGTACATATATATGTCTCTGCAATTGATTACTCCCTCGAACAACGAAAAATTAAGCAGCCAAGCCTTTTTCTTCCAAGCATTATTAATCTGAATGATAACAAAAAAATTAACCAAGAAGAATTGTTTATCAAAATGCTCTCATATAAAAGGATGTCATATGAGTATGAGAACGAAATTAGAATATTTCTTGTCCCTAATGGCAACAAGGAAATTCAATTTCAAGATAATGGGGTTTTTAGAATAAAAGAATTTGACTATGCTGCTGCTGTGAAAAAAGTATGGATTGAACCGTTTCCTTCAGGATGGATTACCAAAGCGAAAGCTAAAGAGCAAATGCCATTATTATCTAGTCGGATTAATCGATCTGGTATATATAAAACACAAAAACCTTGCGAGCAAATATTGTTTTCAGATTTAAAAAATGTTGTTTTTGAGGGGGAAAAAGATCATGGTTGA
- a CDS encoding heavy metal translocating P-type ATPase, translating to MKCRIVYDQPGRIRFRAGAYAFEKMHEPRIHMACVSEPYVQKAVVHSENGGILLEYEDGYREQVIDFVRNLNIANLPEIEPDTEYQLQALDTDFKNKLAFMIARRYLAKLFIPAPIRTVHLIYRGLKFVAKGLNCLGEGKLSVEVLDGAAIGASILQRNYESAGTIMFLLNVSSLLEDYTKARTRTALTASLAVKVDRVWVVKDGVDVQVRMQDVQVGDLVRVRSGSMIPVDGTVTEGDAFVNEATMTGESQAVHKTVGKSVFAGTIVDEGSIVVSVRAVSGNTKIQKIIELIDRSEDLKASIQSRAERLADGIVPFSFIGFGLTLLITRNITKAVSILMVDYSCAIKLSTPISVISALREAADRNMTVKGGKYLEEFALADTIVFDKTGTLTKAEPKLERVIPFGNRSEEEILRIAACIEEHFPHSMARAIVRGAAERGIDHEEEHADVKYIVAHGIATTLDGERAVIGSKHFVVEDEKIAVGEAEQKKIDELAGAASVIYLAIGGNLAGVLCISDPPRDEAAEAIRMLRECGIKHVAMITGDSQKAAERTAQLLGIDTFFAQVLPEDKHRYVEKMKAEGRRVIMVGDGINDAPALAAANVSVAMSDASDIARETADVTLRSEDLRDLAELRTLSTQLMERIQANYRFIVAFNTSLLAAGFFGILAPSTSALLHNLSTMAICAKSMTPLKQN from the coding sequence ATGAAATGTAGAATCGTTTACGATCAGCCGGGGCGAATCCGCTTTCGGGCGGGGGCCTACGCATTTGAAAAAATGCATGAACCGCGCATCCACATGGCATGCGTGAGTGAACCTTATGTCCAGAAAGCGGTAGTCCATTCGGAAAACGGCGGTATTCTGCTGGAATACGAAGATGGCTATCGTGAACAGGTGATTGATTTCGTTCGAAATCTGAACATTGCAAATCTTCCGGAAATTGAACCCGATACCGAATATCAGCTGCAGGCTCTTGATACGGATTTCAAGAATAAGCTCGCGTTCATGATTGCGCGGCGTTACTTGGCCAAGTTGTTTATTCCGGCTCCTATCCGCACGGTGCACCTGATTTACAGGGGCCTCAAGTTTGTGGCTAAGGGCTTGAATTGCCTTGGTGAAGGAAAGCTTTCTGTCGAGGTGTTAGATGGAGCCGCTATCGGAGCGAGCATCCTGCAGCGCAATTACGAATCGGCGGGAACCATTATGTTCTTGCTGAACGTAAGTAGCCTCTTGGAAGATTATACTAAGGCGCGTACCCGCACAGCCCTTACCGCAAGCCTTGCCGTGAAGGTAGACCGCGTGTGGGTTGTCAAGGACGGCGTCGATGTCCAGGTGCGTATGCAGGATGTTCAGGTGGGCGACCTCGTGCGTGTGCGTTCCGGCAGCATGATTCCGGTGGACGGAACCGTTACCGAAGGCGACGCCTTTGTGAACGAAGCGACTATGACGGGCGAATCGCAGGCGGTTCATAAGACGGTCGGTAAGTCCGTTTTTGCGGGCACCATCGTAGATGAGGGCTCGATTGTCGTGTCGGTGCGTGCCGTGAGTGGCAATACCAAGATTCAGAAAATCATTGAACTTATCGATCGCTCTGAAGACTTGAAGGCCTCTATCCAAAGCCGCGCTGAACGCCTTGCCGACGGAATTGTACCGTTCAGCTTTATCGGATTCGGGCTCACGCTCCTGATTACGCGCAACATCACCAAGGCCGTCTCGATTCTGATGGTGGACTATTCTTGCGCCATCAAGCTTTCCACTCCGATTTCGGTGATTTCGGCGCTCCGCGAAGCGGCTGACCGCAACATGACCGTGAAGGGCGGCAAGTACCTGGAAGAATTCGCGCTTGCAGACACCATCGTTTTCGACAAGACGGGAACGCTCACCAAGGCGGAACCGAAACTTGAACGTGTTATTCCGTTCGGAAACCGCAGCGAAGAAGAAATCCTGCGTATTGCGGCCTGCATCGAAGAGCATTTCCCGCATAGCATGGCACGCGCCATTGTGCGTGGTGCCGCCGAACGGGGAATCGACCACGAAGAAGAACACGCCGATGTCAAATACATCGTGGCGCATGGAATCGCGACGACTCTCGACGGTGAACGCGCCGTTATCGGCAGCAAACATTTCGTCGTCGAAGACGAAAAAATTGCGGTGGGCGAGGCGGAGCAGAAAAAGATCGACGAACTCGCCGGAGCCGCATCCGTGATTTACCTAGCCATTGGCGGGAACCTTGCGGGCGTGCTTTGCATTAGCGACCCTCCGCGTGACGAAGCTGCAGAAGCGATCCGCATGCTGCGCGAATGCGGAATCAAGCATGTGGCGATGATTACCGGCGACAGCCAGAAGGCTGCCGAACGCACAGCGCAACTTTTGGGCATCGATACCTTCTTTGCGCAGGTTTTGCCCGAAGACAAGCACCGCTATGTGGAAAAAATGAAGGCCGAAGGCCGCCGCGTAATTATGGTGGGCGATGGAATCAACGATGCTCCCGCCCTTGCCGCCGCGAACGTGTCGGTCGCTATGAGTGATGCCAGCGACATTGCCCGCGAAACCGCCGATGTGACCCTCCGCAGCGAAGACCTGCGCGACCTCGCCGAACTCCGCACATTGAGTACGCAACTTATGGAGCGCATCCAGGCGAACTACCGCTTTATCGTCGCCTTCAACACGTCGCTACTGGCCGCAGGTTTCTTCGGGATACTTGCCCCCTCGACCTCGGCCCTGCTGCACAACCTCTCGACCATGGCGATCTGTGCCAAGAGCATGACGCCGTTGAAGCAGAATTAA
- a CDS encoding Fic family protein, with protein MRYLTLEKALEAWLALQPLSEDDKARLARRFSVDFNYNSNHIEGNTLTYGQTEILLLFGKVIGEANVRSVQEMVASEVTLKMMVAESRVKETPLTQHFIRGLHRTLLREDYSVHRELPGGMQVGYVVHAGQYKTRPNSVITRYGDRFVYASPEETPALMTDLVDWYNDAENEGKLSPVELAALFHYRYIRIHPFEDGNGRIARLLVNYILAKHDIPMVVVRSRKKDEYLEALHAADLKVGSAPSSGARASLQAIAPFLKYFRNMVAQEIDADVQFLTKRGENIWWYDGECIEFRTPNYGRILNMMLSEPVLTNAEIQRKLGIQKSAVDKLVQRLLDKHYVERGKEDGSWHVFITPSI; from the coding sequence GTGAGATACCTGACCCTAGAAAAAGCCCTTGAGGCCTGGCTGGCCCTCCAGCCGCTTTCAGAAGATGACAAGGCTCGCCTTGCACGTCGTTTTTCGGTCGATTTCAACTACAACAGCAACCACATCGAGGGCAACACGCTCACTTACGGGCAGACGGAGATTCTTCTGCTTTTTGGGAAGGTCATTGGTGAAGCGAATGTACGGAGCGTGCAGGAGATGGTCGCGAGCGAGGTCACGCTCAAGATGATGGTGGCGGAGTCCCGTGTCAAGGAGACTCCTCTCACCCAACATTTTATAAGGGGCTTGCACCGCACATTGCTGCGTGAAGACTATTCCGTCCATCGTGAACTACCCGGAGGAATGCAAGTTGGGTATGTGGTTCATGCAGGGCAGTACAAGACTCGCCCGAACAGTGTCATTACACGATATGGCGACCGATTCGTTTATGCATCCCCAGAAGAAACGCCTGCGTTGATGACGGATCTTGTCGACTGGTACAACGATGCTGAAAATGAGGGCAAGTTGTCACCAGTGGAGTTGGCTGCTTTGTTCCATTACCGCTATATCAGGATTCATCCGTTCGAGGACGGCAATGGCAGAATTGCTCGGTTGCTCGTCAATTACATTTTGGCGAAACACGATATTCCCATGGTTGTAGTCCGTAGTCGAAAGAAGGACGAATATCTGGAGGCTTTGCATGCCGCCGATTTGAAGGTGGGATCTGCGCCTAGTTCTGGTGCGAGGGCTTCGTTGCAAGCGATTGCCCCGTTCCTCAAGTATTTCCGCAACATGGTTGCGCAAGAGATTGATGCCGATGTTCAGTTTCTCACAAAGCGTGGCGAAAACATCTGGTGGTATGATGGAGAATGCATTGAGTTCCGCACACCGAACTACGGCAGAATTCTTAACATGATGCTGAGTGAACCTGTATTGACGAACGCCGAAATCCAGAGAAAACTTGGTATTCAAAAATCAGCAGTCGATAAGTTGGTCCAGCGTCTTCTCGATAAGCACTATGTCGAGCGTGGGAAAGAGGACGGCTCCTGGCATGTATTTATCACGCCGTCTATTTAA
- a CDS encoding TonB-dependent receptor: MKKMVLYKATTLAIIMVAFGAMAARAQDDEITSIDDFLEESASESNATTDDANSATAQSDASAANASGVTQLDELSVESEIEAEQAQQAKKAESVATIDAAEMQNTSKTVSKAVNSASGVKVRKSGGMGSEGKINIRGMEGKNIKVLVNGVPVETQGNLGLDDIPIDQIADIEVYKGYVPARFATDGAGGAINIITKKRPANSVDASYSLSSFNTHKASVTASHVIDSIVGGAGLEVGVSGYFNHSDNDYEFTSPYMKSSAGKDTSVVRDHDRYTSYNVQAFANLMNAWFDQVSFGASYGAFDKEIQGDANRIVETSAEGYNFGATFGLDKKNIFVKDLNFGNHFSFGYSENKTIDTSRVHCRNWYSCDTAKKNVGELTMMGLPKLRTVQAYDFNDLLNLDYQFIKNQFVYWNTLFRYHKEDPEDDVGSEMVGFNTAGYPGKTISVTTGLSLEDNFFDSRLQNLLGFKFHYLKAEISNTSTSMIQQAVLEKNDYTDFSYDESIMFRIVKPLALKGSYQHAVRLPTPDELFGDGVRVSAATSLKPEEADNFNVGLSLDLQEIPLVARFRFDGDVFYSYYKNRIHYMGSAQMSVPYFNMDPIRGWGYEGDVKLDVNEWVLLGTNWTFQDLRNIDYNAKQGILEDAIIPNIPRFFMNYLAEFHMGDIFNKNDFVKFWWAANYTDEYYYGWKISSRQSRKIDASFTHDLGVEYSVWDNKLAWSFEVDNFLDETVYDKYGESKPGRTFATKIRYSFR; this comes from the coding sequence ATGAAAAAGATGGTTTTATACAAGGCGACAACGCTTGCGATTATTATGGTTGCGTTCGGCGCGATGGCAGCCCGTGCGCAGGATGACGAAATTACCTCGATAGACGATTTTCTGGAAGAATCCGCTTCGGAAAGTAATGCGACAACTGATGACGCAAACAGCGCGACGGCGCAATCAGATGCATCTGCGGCAAATGCCTCGGGCGTTACGCAGTTGGACGAACTCTCGGTGGAGTCAGAAATAGAAGCGGAACAGGCGCAGCAGGCGAAAAAGGCGGAATCGGTTGCGACGATTGACGCGGCCGAGATGCAGAATACAAGCAAGACCGTTTCAAAAGCGGTCAATTCCGCTTCGGGCGTGAAAGTGCGCAAGTCCGGCGGCATGGGCAGCGAAGGTAAAATCAACATTCGCGGCATGGAAGGCAAGAACATCAAGGTGTTGGTGAACGGTGTCCCCGTCGAGACGCAGGGAAACTTGGGCCTTGACGATATTCCTATCGACCAGATTGCGGACATTGAAGTTTACAAGGGCTATGTCCCCGCGCGTTTTGCGACAGATGGAGCAGGCGGTGCTATCAATATCATTACTAAAAAACGCCCCGCCAATTCGGTAGATGCGTCCTATAGCCTTTCGAGTTTCAATACGCACAAGGCTTCTGTAACGGCAAGCCACGTGATTGACAGCATTGTGGGTGGGGCAGGCTTGGAAGTAGGCGTGTCGGGCTACTTTAACCATTCCGATAACGATTACGAATTCACATCTCCCTACATGAAGAGTTCTGCGGGCAAGGATACGAGCGTTGTTCGCGACCATGACCGTTATACATCTTACAACGTGCAGGCTTTTGCGAACTTGATGAATGCGTGGTTCGACCAGGTTTCGTTTGGGGCGAGCTACGGTGCGTTCGATAAGGAAATTCAGGGGGATGCGAACCGCATTGTCGAAACGAGTGCCGAAGGATACAATTTTGGGGCGACATTCGGCCTGGATAAGAAAAATATCTTTGTAAAAGACCTGAATTTCGGTAACCATTTTTCGTTCGGGTACAGTGAAAATAAAACCATTGACACGAGCCGCGTTCATTGCCGCAACTGGTATAGCTGCGATACGGCCAAAAAGAATGTGGGTGAGTTGACGATGATGGGACTCCCGAAACTGAGAACAGTGCAGGCGTATGATTTCAACGATTTGCTGAATTTGGATTACCAATTCATTAAGAATCAGTTTGTTTACTGGAATACGCTTTTCCGGTACCACAAGGAAGATCCCGAAGATGACGTGGGTTCCGAAATGGTTGGATTCAATACGGCAGGCTATCCTGGCAAAACAATTTCGGTGACGACGGGTCTTTCGCTTGAAGACAATTTCTTTGATTCGAGACTCCAGAACCTGTTGGGTTTCAAATTCCATTATCTGAAGGCTGAAATTTCAAATACTTCCACCAGTATGATACAGCAAGCGGTATTGGAAAAGAATGATTATACGGACTTTAGTTACGATGAAAGCATTATGTTCCGGATTGTCAAACCGCTTGCGCTCAAGGGCTCATACCAGCATGCAGTGCGCCTGCCCACGCCCGACGAACTGTTTGGCGATGGTGTGCGTGTGAGTGCCGCCACAAGCCTCAAGCCCGAAGAAGCTGACAATTTTAACGTGGGCCTGTCTCTTGATTTGCAAGAAATCCCGCTGGTGGCGCGATTCCGGTTTGACGGAGACGTGTTCTATTCCTACTACAAGAACCGAATTCACTACATGGGCTCGGCGCAGATGTCGGTGCCGTATTTCAATATGGACCCGATTCGTGGATGGGGTTACGAAGGCGACGTGAAACTCGATGTGAATGAGTGGGTGTTGCTCGGGACAAACTGGACTTTCCAGGATTTGCGCAACATCGATTACAATGCGAAGCAGGGTATTCTTGAAGATGCGATTATCCCGAACATTCCTCGGTTCTTCATGAACTACCTCGCTGAATTCCACATGGGCGATATATTCAATAAGAACGATTTTGTCAAGTTCTGGTGGGCTGCTAATTACACCGATGAATATTATTACGGTTGGAAAATCAGTTCCCGCCAGAGCCGGAAAATAGACGCTTCGTTCACGCATGACTTGGGCGTGGAATATTCCGTGTGGGATAATAAACTCGCTTGGAGCTTTGAAGTCGATAACTTTCTGGACGAAACCGTTTACGACAAGTATGGAGAATCTAAACCGGGACGCACTTTTGCAACCAAGATCCGGTACAGTTTCAGGTAG
- a CDS encoding DUF1490 domain-containing protein, translating to MSVWKNEKFWLVMAGAVGSAIAKKILKAPKTREYAVKGLAQGMKFTADAKATFQDMKDEAADICNDAKKEAEK from the coding sequence ATGTCCGTATGGAAAAATGAAAAGTTCTGGTTGGTGATGGCTGGTGCTGTAGGCTCCGCTATTGCAAAGAAGATTCTCAAGGCTCCCAAAACTCGCGAATATGCCGTCAAGGGACTTGCTCAGGGCATGAAGTTCACTGCCGACGCTAAGGCCACCTTCCAAGACATGAAGGACGAAGCTGCCGACATCTGCAACGACGCAAAGAAAGAAGCAGAGAAATAG